In one window of Nocardiopsis aegyptia DNA:
- a CDS encoding sarcosine oxidase subunit delta, whose product MQLIPCPWCGPREEAEFHYGGQAHVAYPEDPRALTDQEWARFVFFRDNPCGPFAERWSHSAGCRRWFNAVRDTRTYELLSVYRVGEPMPEVSERDEVVS is encoded by the coding sequence ATGCAACTCATCCCCTGCCCGTGGTGCGGGCCCCGCGAGGAAGCCGAGTTCCACTACGGCGGCCAGGCGCACGTGGCCTACCCCGAGGACCCCCGTGCGCTGACCGACCAGGAGTGGGCACGGTTCGTGTTCTTCCGCGACAACCCGTGCGGGCCCTTCGCGGAGCGGTGGAGCCACAGCGCGGGCTGCCGCCGGTGGTTCAACGCCGTCCGCGACACCAGGACCTACGAACTGCTGTCCGTGTACCGCGTCGGCGAGCCGATGCCCGAAGTCAGTGAGAGGGACGAGGTGGTCTCGTGA
- a CDS encoding L-serine ammonia-lyase gives MSLSVLDLFKVGIGPSSSHTVGPMRAAKSFADALRDEGASSRVASVRVELFGSLGATGHGHGSVRAVVLGLAGHAPDTVDPVAARPMVDDVAATGKLELAGGRVIGFSVDDDVVLHRNKRLDFHSNGMVFHAFDRAGSPVSVRTYYSVGGGFVVDEDAAGAKALVEDPTPVEHPFATAEELLARADGAGLSFSAVMLANERSRRPDRETRDRLLEIWSVMRECVERGSTTGGVLPGGLRVRRRAATLREDLEAAGETGDPLRAMEWVTMFALAVNEENAAGGRIVTAPTNGAAGIIPAVLYYYERFVPGADDDGIVRFLLTAGAIGMLFKQNASISGAEVGCQGEVGSACSMAAAGLAEVLGGTPAQVENAAEIGIEHNLGLTCDPVGGLVQIPCIERNAIAAIKAITAARMSVRGDGAHHVSLDKAIKTMRETGADMKDKYKETARGGLALNVVEC, from the coding sequence ATGAGCCTCAGCGTGCTCGACCTGTTCAAGGTCGGGATCGGGCCGTCGAGCTCGCACACCGTCGGGCCGATGCGCGCGGCGAAGTCGTTCGCGGACGCCCTGCGGGACGAGGGGGCGTCGTCACGGGTGGCGTCGGTGCGGGTCGAACTGTTCGGGTCGCTCGGTGCGACCGGCCACGGGCACGGCAGTGTGCGGGCGGTCGTCCTGGGGCTGGCCGGGCACGCGCCCGACACGGTCGACCCGGTCGCGGCCCGGCCGATGGTGGACGACGTGGCGGCGACCGGGAAGCTGGAGCTGGCCGGCGGGCGCGTGATCGGGTTCTCCGTCGACGACGACGTCGTGCTGCACCGGAACAAGCGGCTCGACTTCCACAGCAACGGCATGGTCTTCCACGCGTTCGACCGCGCGGGGTCCCCGGTGTCGGTCCGTACCTACTACTCGGTCGGCGGCGGGTTCGTCGTGGACGAGGACGCCGCCGGGGCGAAGGCCCTGGTCGAGGACCCCACGCCCGTGGAGCACCCCTTCGCCACCGCCGAGGAGCTGCTGGCCCGCGCCGACGGCGCCGGACTCTCGTTCAGCGCGGTGATGCTGGCCAACGAGCGGTCCCGCCGCCCGGACCGGGAGACCAGGGACCGGCTGCTGGAGATCTGGTCCGTGATGCGGGAGTGCGTCGAACGCGGGTCCACGACCGGGGGCGTCCTGCCCGGCGGGCTGCGCGTCCGGCGGCGCGCCGCGACGCTGCGGGAGGACCTGGAGGCCGCGGGCGAGACCGGGGACCCGCTGCGCGCCATGGAGTGGGTGACGATGTTCGCCCTCGCGGTCAACGAGGAGAACGCGGCGGGCGGGCGGATCGTGACCGCGCCGACCAACGGCGCGGCGGGGATCATCCCCGCCGTCCTGTACTACTACGAGCGCTTCGTGCCCGGCGCCGACGACGACGGCATCGTGCGGTTCCTGCTCACCGCGGGCGCGATCGGCATGCTGTTCAAGCAGAACGCGTCGATCTCCGGCGCGGAGGTCGGGTGCCAGGGCGAGGTGGGCTCCGCCTGCTCCATGGCCGCGGCCGGCCTGGCCGAGGTGCTCGGCGGCACCCCCGCCCAGGTGGAGAACGCCGCCGAGATCGGTATCGAGCACAACCTGGGCCTGACCTGCGATCCGGTGGGCGGCCTGGTGCAGATCCCCTGCATCGAGCGCAACGCGATCGCCGCCATCAAGGCCATCACCGCGGCGCGGATGTCGGTGCGCGGCGACGGCGCGCACCACGTGTCCCTCGACAAGGCCATCAAGACCATGCGGGAGACCGGCGCCGACATGAAGGACAAGTACAAGGAGACCGCCCGCGGCGGGCTCGCGCTCAACGTCGTCGAGTGCTGA
- a CDS encoding sarcosine oxidase subunit beta family protein, producing MTDPSPARPPGAHLPDHPDFLWKDPEPKSAYDVVIVGGGGHGLATAYYLAKVHGITNVAVLEKGWLAGGNMARNTTIIRSNYLWDESSGIYEHSLKLWEGLEEDLGYPILFDQRGVLNLAHSLQDVRDSVRRVNANRLNGVDAEWLDPEGVKEVCPIVNVSPDVRYPVMGATFQPRAGIAKHDYVAWGYARAAHEMGVDLIQNCEVTGIETTGDRVTAVRTTRGRIAAGRVALCAAGHSSVLAEMAGLRLPLTSHPLQALVSELLEPVHPTVVMSNAVHVYVSQAHKGELVMGAGIDSYNGYGQRGSFHIIERQMSAALELFPIFARAHLLRTWAGIVDVSPDASPIVGLTPVEGLYLNCGWGTGGFKATPGVGDCFAHTIAHDKPHRFNEPFTLERFTTGALVDEHGAAAVAH from the coding sequence ATGACCGACCCGTCCCCGGCCCGTCCACCAGGCGCACACCTGCCCGACCACCCCGACTTCCTGTGGAAGGACCCGGAGCCGAAGTCCGCCTACGACGTCGTGATCGTCGGGGGCGGCGGGCACGGCCTCGCCACCGCCTACTACCTCGCCAAGGTGCACGGCATCACGAACGTGGCGGTCCTGGAGAAGGGGTGGCTGGCCGGCGGCAACATGGCCCGCAACACCACGATCATCCGCTCCAACTATTTGTGGGACGAGAGCTCCGGCATCTACGAGCACTCCCTGAAGCTGTGGGAGGGGCTGGAGGAGGACCTCGGCTACCCGATCCTGTTCGACCAGCGCGGCGTGCTCAACCTCGCGCACAGCCTCCAGGACGTGCGCGACAGCGTGCGCCGGGTCAACGCCAACCGGCTCAACGGCGTCGACGCCGAATGGCTGGACCCGGAGGGCGTCAAGGAGGTCTGCCCGATCGTCAACGTCTCGCCGGACGTGCGCTACCCCGTCATGGGGGCCACGTTCCAGCCGCGGGCCGGCATCGCCAAGCACGACTACGTGGCCTGGGGCTATGCCAGGGCCGCGCACGAGATGGGCGTCGACCTCATCCAGAACTGCGAGGTCACCGGCATCGAGACGACCGGCGACCGGGTCACCGCCGTGCGGACCACGCGCGGGCGCATCGCCGCGGGCCGGGTCGCGCTGTGCGCGGCCGGGCACAGTTCGGTGCTCGCTGAGATGGCCGGCCTCCGGCTCCCCCTCACCTCGCACCCGCTCCAGGCGCTGGTCTCGGAGCTGCTCGAACCCGTGCACCCCACCGTGGTGATGTCCAACGCGGTGCACGTCTACGTCTCCCAGGCGCACAAGGGCGAACTCGTCATGGGCGCCGGCATCGACAGCTACAACGGCTACGGGCAGCGGGGATCGTTCCACATCATCGAACGGCAGATGTCGGCCGCGCTGGAGCTGTTCCCGATCTTCGCCAGGGCCCACCTGCTGCGCACGTGGGCGGGGATCGTCGACGTGAGCCCGGACGCCTCCCCCATCGTCGGGCTCACCCCGGTCGAGGGCCTCTACCTCAACTGCGGATGGGGCACCGGCGGCTTCAAGGCCACCCCCGGCGTCGGTGACTGCTTCGCGCACACCATCGCCCACGACAAGCCGCACCGGTTCAACGAGCCGTTCACCCTCGAACGCTTCACCACCGGCGCGCTCGTCGACGAGCACGGCGCCGCCGCCGTCGCGCACTGA
- a CDS encoding sarcosine oxidase subunit gamma: MRADTSVRTSPLAAWTDRLADLAPALTAAERPFLTQLTVRASDPVAVARMGEALGVAFPADPCTATRGGGPFGAVEVLWLGPDEYLVVAEPDRRVPVEDALRAALRPARGAVVDTSAQRTTIALSGPHARDVLAHGCAIDLHPSAAPAGTCVQTLVARAGAVLRVDDAESGAFTLLVRSSFAEYLAAWLSDACVEYRAALS, from the coding sequence GTGAGGGCTGACACCAGCGTCCGGACCAGCCCCCTGGCGGCGTGGACGGACCGACTCGCCGACCTCGCCCCCGCGCTGACGGCCGCCGAGCGGCCGTTCCTGACCCAGCTCACCGTGCGCGCCTCCGACCCGGTCGCCGTGGCCAGGATGGGCGAGGCACTGGGCGTCGCGTTCCCGGCCGACCCGTGCACGGCGACCCGGGGCGGCGGCCCCTTCGGCGCCGTCGAGGTGCTGTGGCTGGGGCCCGACGAGTACCTCGTGGTGGCCGAACCCGACCGGCGGGTCCCGGTCGAGGACGCCCTGCGCGCCGCACTGCGCCCCGCGCGCGGCGCGGTCGTGGACACCTCGGCCCAGCGCACGACGATCGCGCTGTCGGGCCCGCACGCGCGGGACGTCCTCGCCCACGGCTGCGCCATCGACCTGCACCCGTCGGCGGCACCGGCCGGAACCTGCGTGCAGACCCTGGTGGCCAGGGCCGGAGCCGTCCTGCGCGTCGACGACGCGGAGTCCGGCGCCTTCACCCTGCTGGTGCGCTCCTCCTTCGCGGAGTACCTCGCCGCGTGGCTGAGCGACGCCTGCGTCGAGTACCGGGCGGCCCTGTCATGA
- a CDS encoding formylglycine-generating enzyme family protein, translating into MSERSAGGRCCAPSREAGGAARPAARPAFERGPGDVSGLVRLEGGAFLMGCDDARSYPGDGEGPVRRVEVDPFWIGPTTVTNAEFAVFADATGYRTDAERFGWSFVFGGLLPDDFPPTRAVANAPWWRQVEGADWRRPEGPGSSTADRADHPVVHVSWDDARAYCDWAGLRLPTEAEWEYAARGGLEGRAYPWGDELEPGGEHRMNVWQGSFPHSNTLADGWLGTCPVTAFAPNGHGLYNMTGNVWEWCRDRFDSAPHAGDGARRSSRGGSYLCHESYCRRYRVSARQGLTPDSSMGNAGFRCARDAG; encoded by the coding sequence ATGAGTGAGCGGTCGGCGGGCGGCCGGTGCTGCGCCCCCTCGCGCGAGGCGGGCGGCGCGGCCCGCCCCGCCGCACGGCCGGCCTTCGAGCGGGGCCCGGGCGACGTGAGCGGTCTGGTGCGCCTGGAGGGCGGGGCCTTCCTCATGGGCTGCGACGACGCCCGCTCCTATCCGGGCGACGGCGAGGGGCCGGTCCGCCGGGTCGAGGTGGACCCGTTCTGGATCGGCCCGACGACGGTGACCAACGCGGAGTTCGCCGTGTTCGCCGACGCGACCGGCTACCGCACGGACGCCGAGCGGTTCGGCTGGTCCTTCGTGTTCGGCGGGCTCCTGCCCGACGACTTCCCGCCCACCAGGGCCGTGGCGAACGCGCCGTGGTGGCGCCAGGTCGAGGGTGCCGACTGGCGGCGCCCCGAGGGCCCCGGGTCGTCGACGGCGGACCGGGCCGACCATCCGGTGGTGCACGTGTCCTGGGACGACGCCCGGGCCTACTGCGACTGGGCGGGTCTGCGCCTTCCGACCGAAGCGGAGTGGGAGTACGCGGCGCGGGGCGGGTTGGAGGGCCGCGCCTACCCGTGGGGCGACGAGCTCGAACCCGGCGGCGAGCACCGGATGAACGTCTGGCAGGGGTCCTTCCCGCACAGCAACACCCTCGCCGACGGGTGGCTCGGGACCTGCCCGGTCACCGCGTTCGCGCCGAACGGGCACGGCCTGTACAACATGACGGGCAACGTGTGGGAGTGGTGCCGGGACCGGTTCGACTCGGCTCCGCACGCCGGGGACGGCGCGCGCCGGAGTTCGCGCGGCGGGTCCTACCTGTGCCACGAGTCCTACTGCCGGCGCTACCGGGTCAGCGCGCGCCAGGGGCTGACCCCGGACTCGTCGATGGGCAACGCCGGGTTCCGCTGCGCCCGCGACGCCGGGTGA
- a CDS encoding 2Fe-2S iron-sulfur cluster-binding protein — protein MSATFRLPAGGRIDRDTELRFTFDGRSMTGHPGDTLASALLANGEHRIGTSIKFGRPRGIVAAGSEDPTSLVQIERPFPEPMLTATTVELYDGLVAHGLPGQGRLATEPDPARYDAKHVHCDVLVVGTGPAGLVAALTAARSGARVVVVDEQSRAGGSLLGTREYLNERPWADWVDDTVAELRSTPGVLVLERTTAFGVYQDGFVLALQRRTDHLGFDAPADAARQRVWRIRAAQTVLATGAHERPVVFADNDRPGIMLAGSARTYLHRYGVLPGSRAVVLATNDSAYVAALDLANAGMDVAMVVDARPTAPRLLRARCYAREIEVRTGHVVTGTEGGDRVSGVRVAPVEGSDGTVETVACDTLLVSGGWNPVVHLFSQAGGTLRYDAGLGAYVPGEELPTVRVAGSATGALDLAACLRQGWEAGCGAALATGARPDEVVLPASDSRAEEQPGLVLLRVPGGEPEEDAPDTRFVDLQRDATVSDVLRATGAGLSSLEHVKRYTTIGTAHDQGKTSGMIAAGIVAEALGVELSDQRPTTFRPPYTPVSFAALAGRDRGVLHDPVRVTSVHPWHVARGALFEDVGQWKRPWYFPLPGEDMDIAVLRECRAAREGVALMDGSTLGKIDVQGRDAGRFLDMLYTNKMSGLRVGKIRYGLMCGVDGMVIDDGTVIRLAEDRFLVTTTTGNAAMVLDWMEEWLQTEWPDLDVYAASVTEHWATLPLVGPRSRDVLAALAPGLDVSNEAFEFMAWRDTVLDVGPGVTARVCRISFSGELAYEINVTAWHGPAVWEALMAAGERYGITPYGTETMHVLRAEKGYPIVGQDTDATVTPQDLGMSWAVSKKKADFLGRRSFARAENNRPDRKQLVGLLPLDRDVRLPEGAQVVDTDELPEPPVRMLGHVTSSYRSAALDRTFALAVVRSGRERVGERLYVPVGDGLVPITVTESVLYDKEGARREG, from the coding sequence GTGAGCGCGACCTTCCGCCTGCCCGCCGGCGGCCGTATCGACAGGGACACCGAGCTGCGGTTCACCTTCGACGGCCGGTCGATGACCGGGCACCCCGGCGACACCCTGGCCTCCGCGCTGCTGGCCAACGGCGAGCACCGGATCGGCACCAGCATCAAGTTCGGCCGACCGCGCGGCATCGTGGCGGCGGGGTCGGAGGACCCGACGTCGCTGGTGCAGATCGAGCGGCCCTTCCCGGAGCCGATGCTGACCGCGACCACCGTGGAGCTCTACGACGGCCTCGTCGCCCACGGCCTGCCCGGGCAGGGCCGGCTGGCGACCGAGCCGGACCCGGCCCGCTACGACGCCAAGCACGTGCACTGCGACGTCCTGGTCGTCGGGACCGGCCCCGCGGGCCTGGTGGCCGCGCTCACCGCCGCCCGCAGCGGCGCCCGCGTCGTCGTGGTCGACGAGCAGAGCCGGGCCGGCGGCTCACTGCTGGGCACCCGGGAGTACCTGAACGAGCGGCCCTGGGCCGACTGGGTCGACGACACCGTGGCCGAGCTGCGTAGCACCCCCGGGGTGCTGGTCCTGGAGCGCACCACGGCGTTCGGCGTCTACCAGGACGGGTTCGTCCTGGCCCTGCAGCGCCGCACCGACCACCTCGGCTTCGACGCGCCCGCCGACGCGGCCCGCCAGCGGGTCTGGCGGATCAGGGCCGCGCAGACCGTCCTGGCCACCGGCGCCCACGAGCGGCCCGTCGTCTTCGCCGACAACGACCGCCCGGGCATCATGCTCGCCGGCTCCGCACGCACCTACCTGCACCGCTACGGCGTCCTGCCCGGCTCGCGGGCGGTCGTCCTCGCCACCAACGACAGCGCCTACGTCGCCGCGCTCGACCTCGCCAACGCCGGGATGGACGTGGCGATGGTCGTCGACGCCAGGCCCACCGCGCCCCGGCTGCTGCGGGCGCGGTGCTACGCCCGCGAGATCGAGGTGCGCACCGGCCACGTCGTCACCGGAACCGAGGGCGGGGACCGGGTCAGCGGGGTGCGCGTCGCACCGGTCGAGGGCTCCGACGGGACCGTGGAGACCGTCGCCTGCGACACCCTGCTCGTCTCCGGCGGCTGGAACCCCGTCGTGCACCTGTTCAGCCAGGCGGGCGGCACCCTGCGCTACGACGCCGGCCTGGGCGCCTACGTGCCCGGCGAGGAGCTGCCGACCGTGCGGGTGGCCGGATCGGCGACCGGTGCCCTCGACCTGGCGGCGTGCCTGCGCCAGGGCTGGGAGGCCGGCTGCGGGGCCGCGCTCGCCACGGGCGCCCGCCCCGACGAGGTCGTCCTGCCGGCCTCGGACTCGCGGGCCGAGGAGCAGCCCGGCCTGGTGCTGTTGCGCGTCCCGGGCGGCGAACCCGAGGAGGACGCACCGGACACCCGCTTCGTCGACCTGCAGCGCGACGCGACGGTCTCCGACGTCCTGCGCGCCACCGGCGCGGGGCTGAGCTCACTGGAGCACGTGAAGCGGTACACGACCATCGGCACCGCGCACGACCAGGGCAAGACCTCGGGGATGATCGCCGCGGGGATCGTCGCCGAGGCGCTGGGGGTCGAACTCTCCGACCAGCGGCCCACCACGTTCCGGCCGCCCTACACCCCGGTGTCGTTCGCCGCGCTGGCCGGACGCGACCGCGGCGTGCTGCACGACCCGGTGCGGGTGACCTCCGTGCACCCCTGGCACGTCGCGCGCGGCGCGCTCTTCGAGGACGTGGGCCAGTGGAAGCGGCCCTGGTACTTCCCCCTGCCTGGCGAGGACATGGACATCGCCGTGCTGCGGGAGTGCCGCGCCGCCCGTGAGGGGGTCGCCCTGATGGACGGCTCGACGCTGGGCAAGATCGACGTCCAGGGCCGGGACGCGGGGCGCTTCCTCGACATGCTCTACACGAACAAGATGAGCGGCCTGAGGGTCGGGAAGATCCGCTACGGGCTCATGTGCGGCGTCGACGGCATGGTCATCGACGACGGCACCGTCATCCGGCTGGCCGAGGACCGCTTCCTGGTGACCACGACGACCGGCAACGCCGCGATGGTCCTGGACTGGATGGAGGAGTGGCTCCAGACGGAGTGGCCCGACCTGGACGTGTACGCCGCCTCGGTCACCGAGCACTGGGCCACGCTCCCGCTGGTGGGACCGCGCTCGCGCGACGTGCTCGCCGCGCTCGCGCCCGGCCTGGACGTGAGCAACGAGGCCTTCGAGTTCATGGCCTGGCGGGACACCGTCCTGGACGTGGGACCGGGGGTCACGGCCCGGGTGTGCCGGATCAGCTTCTCCGGTGAGCTGGCCTACGAGATCAACGTGACCGCCTGGCACGGCCCGGCCGTGTGGGAGGCGCTCATGGCGGCGGGCGAGCGGTACGGGATCACGCCGTACGGCACCGAGACCATGCACGTGCTGCGGGCCGAGAAGGGCTACCCGATCGTGGGCCAGGACACCGACGCCACGGTCACACCCCAGGACTTGGGGATGTCGTGGGCGGTGTCGAAGAAGAAGGCCGACTTCCTCGGCAGGCGGTCCTTCGCCCGGGCGGAGAACAACCGCCCCGACCGCAAGCAGCTCGTCGGGCTGCTGCCGCTGGACAGGGACGTGCGGCTGCCGGAGGGCGCGCAGGTGGTCGACACCGACGAGCTGCCCGAGCCGCCGGTCCGGATGCTCGGCCACGTTACCTCCAGCTACCGCAGTGCCGCCCTGGACCGCACGTTCGCGCTCGCGGTGGTGCGCTCGGGCCGCGAGCGCGTCGGCGAGCGGCTCTACGTCCCCGTCGGGGACGGCCTCGTACCGATCACCGTGACCGAGTCAGTGCTCTACGACAAGGAAGGAGCCCGTCGTGAGGGCTGA
- a CDS encoding GNAT family N-acetyltransferase — translation MTTSELVTAADVELMQGLAQRVTATHPELVNSDASFGELAWNWGRAHTAQGSSWRRRLWSSGGELVAWGWAQLPCSVRLSDGTVANATGAYLAYQVHPDHADLVDEVIDWFDATAPGLERTVLPGASDGFALERWAAHGYVPDPDGQGDTGSWTQLNQRDLTDVEPPKLPGGYTFRTADEAGEEAAVRAHLNAWGPRAYSVEAYRDLRGTNGYRGDLHVLVEAPDGTMASSAIMWLDGANRTVEFEPMGTHPDHRRLGLGRAVLLHGMRLAREAGAVQATVACLGAPGHPAARELYYGAGFRELCRDVPLLKPATAA, via the coding sequence GTGACGACTTCAGAGCTTGTGACCGCCGCGGACGTGGAACTCATGCAGGGCCTGGCGCAGCGCGTCACGGCCACCCACCCGGAGCTGGTGAACAGCGACGCCTCCTTCGGCGAGCTGGCCTGGAACTGGGGCAGGGCGCACACCGCCCAGGGCTCCTCGTGGCGCCGCCGCCTGTGGTCCTCCGGCGGGGAACTCGTGGCATGGGGGTGGGCCCAGTTGCCGTGCAGCGTCCGGCTCAGCGACGGGACCGTCGCGAACGCCACCGGCGCCTACCTGGCCTACCAGGTCCACCCCGACCACGCCGACCTGGTCGACGAGGTGATCGACTGGTTCGACGCCACCGCGCCGGGCCTGGAGCGCACCGTACTGCCGGGCGCCTCCGACGGGTTCGCCCTGGAACGGTGGGCGGCGCACGGGTACGTGCCCGACCCGGACGGGCAGGGCGACACCGGCTCCTGGACCCAGCTCAACCAGCGCGACCTCACCGACGTGGAACCGCCGAAGCTCCCGGGCGGGTACACGTTCCGCACCGCCGACGAGGCCGGGGAGGAGGCCGCGGTCCGCGCCCACCTGAACGCCTGGGGACCCCGGGCGTACTCGGTCGAGGCCTACCGCGACCTGCGGGGGACGAACGGCTACCGCGGCGACCTGCACGTGCTGGTGGAGGCACCGGACGGGACGATGGCGTCCTCGGCCATCATGTGGCTGGACGGGGCGAACCGCACCGTCGAGTTCGAGCCGATGGGCACGCACCCCGACCACCGGCGCCTGGGACTGGGCCGGGCGGTGCTCCTGCACGGGATGCGCCTGGCCCGCGAGGCGGGGGCCGTGCAGGCGACGGTCGCCTGTCTGGGGGCACCGGGGCACCCGGCGGCCCGCGAGCTGTACTACGGCGCGGGGTTCCGCGAGCTGTGCCGGGACGTCCCCCTCCTCAAGCCCGCGACCGCCGCCTGA
- the purU gene encoding formyltetrahydrofolate deformylase, whose product MARNFTLTLRCPERAGIVHAVTEFLVDRGCDIVEHQQFDDNVRGQLFLRTSFACSASERGTDELRSEFDSVAREFAMDFQLWDERRPRILVMVSKTAHCLNDLLFRWRAGNLDGELVGVVSNHEDLRPMAEAAGLDFVHVPVTEASKAAAEARLLELVEEYGADLVVLARYMQVLSDDLCAKLEGRVINIHHSFLPGFKGAKPYHQAYDRGVKYVGATAHYVTPDLDEGPIIEQEVLRVDHSFDPRALATVGRDAEALALSRAVRWHCQHRVLLYGRSTVVFR is encoded by the coding sequence GTGGCGCGCAACTTCACTCTCACCCTGCGGTGCCCGGAACGGGCGGGCATCGTCCACGCGGTGACCGAGTTCCTGGTCGACCGCGGCTGCGACATCGTCGAGCACCAGCAGTTCGACGACAACGTGCGCGGCCAGCTGTTCCTGCGGACCTCGTTTGCGTGCTCGGCGTCCGAGCGCGGGACCGACGAGCTCAGGAGCGAGTTCGACTCCGTGGCGCGGGAGTTCGCCATGGACTTCCAGCTGTGGGACGAGCGCCGGCCGCGCATTCTGGTGATGGTGTCCAAGACCGCCCACTGCCTGAACGACCTGCTGTTCCGCTGGCGCGCGGGCAACCTCGACGGGGAGCTCGTCGGGGTGGTGTCCAACCACGAGGACCTGCGGCCGATGGCCGAGGCGGCCGGCCTGGACTTCGTCCACGTACCGGTGACCGAGGCGTCCAAGGCGGCCGCCGAGGCCCGCCTGCTCGAACTCGTCGAGGAGTACGGCGCCGACCTCGTCGTGCTCGCGCGGTACATGCAGGTGCTCTCGGACGACCTGTGCGCCAAGCTCGAAGGCCGCGTGATCAACATCCACCACTCCTTCCTGCCGGGGTTCAAGGGCGCCAAGCCCTACCACCAGGCCTACGACCGCGGTGTGAAGTACGTCGGCGCGACCGCGCACTACGTCACGCCCGACCTCGACGAGGGCCCGATCATCGAGCAGGAGGTGCTGAGGGTGGACCACTCCTTCGACCCGCGGGCGCTGGCGACCGTGGGACGCGACGCGGAGGCGCTCGCGCTGTCCCGGGCGGTGCGCTGGCACTGCCAGCACCGCGTCCTGCTGTACGGCCGCAGCACCGTCGTCTTCCGCTGA
- a CDS encoding GntR family transcriptional regulator: MGTQVNESSSGTSLADQAYAEIRDRLVMLDIKPGDPINEDRLSSELGMGRTPIREALKRLARDRMVIAYPRRGTFATDVHIADLAHISEVRRTLEPLAASSAAERATTADRAALAELRSRLENERGEDNTELLRADVSVHRAIYRCVYNPFLQDTLITYDDLATRIWCVFIPRLSGVTGHVEEHIPLLTAIIEGDADKAAELALEHVAGFERAIRSLI, from the coding sequence ATGGGAACACAGGTCAATGAGTCATCTTCGGGAACTTCGCTCGCCGACCAGGCCTACGCCGAGATCCGCGACCGCCTGGTCATGCTGGACATCAAGCCGGGCGACCCCATCAACGAGGACCGGCTCAGCAGCGAACTCGGCATGGGGCGCACCCCGATCCGCGAGGCGCTGAAGCGCCTCGCGCGCGACCGCATGGTCATCGCCTACCCCCGCCGCGGTACCTTCGCCACCGACGTGCACATCGCCGACCTGGCGCACATCTCCGAGGTGCGGCGCACCCTGGAGCCGCTGGCCGCCTCGTCGGCGGCCGAGCGGGCCACCACCGCCGACCGCGCCGCGCTCGCCGAGCTGCGCTCACGCCTGGAGAACGAGCGCGGCGAGGACAACACCGAACTGCTCCGCGCCGACGTCAGCGTGCACCGCGCGATCTACCGGTGCGTGTACAACCCGTTCCTCCAGGACACCCTGATCACCTACGACGACCTGGCCACCCGGATCTGGTGCGTCTTCATCCCCCGGCTCTCGGGCGTGACCGGCCACGTGGAGGAGCACATCCCGCTGCTGACCGCCATCATCGAGGGCGACGCGGACAAGGCCGCCGAGCTCGCCCTGGAGCACGTCGCCGGGTTCGAGCGGGCGATCCGCTCCCTGATCTGA
- a CDS encoding cyclodeaminase/cyclohydrolase family protein, whose product MIRGRTLDAFLTDLAARRPAPGGGATAAVHAAQAAALVGMVARYSDGARFAEHAEEIARIVAASDRLWAESLRLAEADAAAFSAVTDAYALPRATDEEKAERTLAMAAALQEACEPPVAVIAAAAEAVALAERVLPIGNRNVVTDVAAAAEAARAAATTARVNVEINLGGIRDPRAREEFREAARAVDPVVERAEKVTAAVREAIAV is encoded by the coding sequence GTGATACGTGGCCGGACACTCGACGCCTTCCTGACCGACCTCGCCGCCCGAAGGCCCGCCCCCGGAGGCGGAGCCACCGCCGCCGTGCACGCGGCCCAGGCCGCCGCCCTGGTCGGCATGGTGGCCCGCTACAGCGACGGCGCGCGCTTCGCCGAGCACGCCGAGGAGATCGCGCGGATCGTGGCAGCCTCCGACCGGCTGTGGGCGGAGTCCCTGCGGCTCGCGGAGGCGGACGCGGCGGCCTTCTCCGCGGTCACCGACGCCTACGCCCTGCCCCGCGCCACCGACGAGGAGAAGGCGGAGCGCACCCTCGCCATGGCCGCGGCCCTGCAGGAGGCCTGCGAGCCGCCCGTCGCGGTGATCGCGGCCGCCGCCGAGGCCGTCGCCCTGGCCGAGCGCGTCCTGCCGATCGGCAACCGCAACGTCGTCACCGACGTGGCCGCGGCGGCCGAGGCCGCCCGCGCCGCCGCCACGACGGCCAGGGTGAACGTCGAGATCAACCTGGGCGGTATCAGGGACCCCCGGGCACGGGAGGAGTTCCGGGAGGCGGCCCGGGCCGTCGATCCCGTCGTCGAGCGCGCGGAGAAGGTCACCGCCGCGGTCCGGGAGGCGATCGCCGTATGA